The following DNA comes from Pseudomonas sp. Tri1.
CGGTCGCACCGCGGCCGACATCGATGGCGTGATCGTCGCCTGCTCCAACCTGCAGCGCGCGTACCCGGCCATCGCCATCGAAGTCCAGGAAGCCCTGGGGATCGAAGGTTTTGGTTTCGACATGAACGTGGCCTGCTCCTCGGCGACGTTCGGCATCCAGGCTGCGGCCAACAGCGTGCAGTTGGGCCAGGCCCGGGCGATTTTGATGGTCAACCCGGAGGTGTGCACCGGCCACCTGAACTTCCGCGACCGCGACAGCCACTTCATCTTCGGCGACGCGGCCACCGCCGTGATCATCGAGCGAGCGGACCTGGCGACCTCGCCGTACCAGTTCGACGTGGTCAGCACCAAGCTGCTGACCAAGTTCTCCAACAACATCCGCAACAACTTCGGCTTCCTCAACCGTGCGGCAGAAGAGGGCGTCGGCGGCCGCGACAAGCTGTTCGTCCAGGAAGGCCGCAAAGTGTTCCGCGACGTTTGCCCGATGGTCGCCGAGCTGATCGGTACCCATTTGGAAGAGAACCAACTGAATGTCGGCGACGTGAAGCGCTTCTGGCTGCACCAGGCCAACCTGAGCATGAATCACCTGATCGTGCGCAAATTGTTGGGGCGCGAAGCCACCGAACAGGAAGCGCCAGTGATCCTCGACCGCTACGCCAACACCAGTTCCGCCGGATCGGTGATTGCCTTCCACACCTACCAGGATGACCTGCCCAG
Coding sequences within:
- a CDS encoding beta-ketoacyl-ACP synthase III, yielding MHNVVISGTGLYTPANSISNEELVQSFNTYVAQFNADNAEAIERGEVEALTESNAAFIEKASGIKSRFVMDKEGILDPQRMTPRLPERSNDEWSVLCEMAVGAAKQALERAGRTAADIDGVIVACSNLQRAYPAIAIEVQEALGIEGFGFDMNVACSSATFGIQAAANSVQLGQARAILMVNPEVCTGHLNFRDRDSHFIFGDAATAVIIERADLATSPYQFDVVSTKLLTKFSNNIRNNFGFLNRAAEEGVGGRDKLFVQEGRKVFRDVCPMVAELIGTHLEENQLNVGDVKRFWLHQANLSMNHLIVRKLLGREATEQEAPVILDRYANTSSAGSVIAFHTYQDDLPSGSVAVLSSFGAGYSIGSVILRKH